A stretch of the Streptomyces venezuelae genome encodes the following:
- a CDS encoding SDR family NAD(P)-dependent oxidoreductase produces the protein MAENRRSAAVDPILEPLAGRRAATNVTAGDEAVRDHLVHSVPVLPGVFLLDMILRLVKRAGTDPARVELRRILFLAPVVGTDAGHRVEVLIGEAGAGAGLPVTVRSRPDDVPDAGWVVNCQAEIHGLRHPAAGSVPAERLQAGAAPGRTVDVDDLYAFVRRLEILHRGFMKASGTVRVGRDHALARMRLAPEAEPYTEHFHAHPAVLDFATLVPLMLFGQEQRTAADHAFIPIAIDSFHVSGPIGAENLVHVPGPVGGRLDADLFHADLEICAPDGSVAARLTGFRAKRVRSADLITAPRAATQVPVVSGAPAAPTAAARRPAGGPFEAVTALVAERLGRPADTVDPELGFYDLGLTSVDLLAIARGLEDRLGTELYPTLLFEHSTVRALADHLAGRPGDQGHGEAASGDPERAGNTADAAESRHATGESRHATHALPAYSSPVAATVTTAPPADAAGPGEPLAIVGLAGRYPGAGTPDELWQVLLEGRDCVTEVPADRWDHSAYFDPRRGTSGRTYGKWGAFCEGVAEFDAPFFHLSSRQAELMDPHERLFLQTAWAALEDAGHSPEGLAAQTGGAVGVFAGAMWNDYQLNGLDRLREGTPEIAGSWSSALANRVSYTFDFQGPSLTVDTACSAALTALHLAAESIRRGECRAAVVGGVNLSLHPYKYLRLAELGLLSSDGRCRPFGKDADGYVPGEGVGAVVIRPLAEALASGDHVYGLIRGSALRHSGRTGGYSVPSPEAQARVVSAALADAGVPARTVTLLEAHASGTALGDQIEIEALTSVYGQGTGDRGFCAVGSVKTGIGHLEAAAGIAGLTKLLLCLRHRTIPAARDTGPLNPAIRFEETPFRLPAATEPWQAQTDPETGLPLPRRAALSAFGAGGAGVHLIVEEYAGDHPVAATHAGPWAVPLSARTEDQLRETAGRLARHLREHPALALADVAHTLRTGRRPMTHRLAVTAESTRELAEALEEFAAGRTPRTAWHQGLVHQAGAPVGAAGVDAAGLSQEVLAAQWTSGTLRTWPAVRGARRAALPTYPFSRERHWLDGQDSTPSPSPARPVAQTLLYVARRFEARSEAVAPATPDVVVAFDTDAERIAELRVRCRRVVQVRPGAAYARLDPDLYEISPGEAEHHRMLAEALREETVTPAALLHLWGLRTAGHAAADDTAGLVSAFLLCRAWAPGLTGRLPVVYAYADDHGDAETPGHAAVGGLARSVRLEQPALALTTVRFDTGGAPVTALLAEARAASDDSAAPVTEVRYQGGKRTRRVFRPLDPAAADAVPPVPLVRPGGHYLISGGAGGLGRHTARLLASRGAGAVVLLGRSARGPVADAAVAGLEAAGTRAAYLRADVTDLTATERAVAETTRRFGPLTGVVHAAGVVEDALLLGKDRAALERVLAPKARGAVCLDRATRDAELDYLLLYSSVASVLGNAGATDYAAANRFLDSFATWREERRQAGERHGRTLSVNWPLWRDGGMRLDPEAQDLVLGRLGAEPLPTADALTALEAAWGSGETQVVVLHGDRTRLERHLDLTEQAAAPASHPAHPAATPAPGSAETVTTPVPDHGDLAARAAGWIAGTVRELLGVDGPVHGAGFMELGLTSVQLVELVRRIGDRFAVELPATAVFLHPDVESLADHLAAGHREALAAALAPAAPRSEATPETAPETAAGPAAFVPDAAPAVPAPEPQAAPGTGHRTPADEPIAVIGMAGRFPASPGSHGTTGLWADLLAGRDLITPVPADRWDHRLHHDPTGARPDGTDCGHGAFLDDVRRFDAAFFGVHRAQAEGMDPQARLLLEVLYEAAEDAGAAGRLRGSATGTFIGRCFSDYEDEMTSRGRRMGAHEVTGTSVSMAANLPSHVLDLTGPSMVVDTACSSSLYALHLAVEALRRGDCPMAFAAGTNLILGPEHYLRSSALGALSPSGRCHTFDARADGYVPGEAVAAVLLKPLSAALADGDPVQAVIRSVAVSHGGRAASVTAPHPGRQTELLLRVWEQAGIDPETLTYLEAHGTGTALGDPVEVEAVTAAFRAHTTRTGFCAVGSAKAHLGHTEGAAGLVGVIKTVLSMRHGVLPAMPDFRTPNPHCAFEGSALVLNDRTVPWHTPSGVPRRAGVSSFGFGGAYAHAVLEEAPATVGAARVPGPYVFPFSARDEDALRRLVARHRAFLEGQPDLRPDEVSATLCRGREAMAARLAVVVGSLPELLDRLDEFLAGTSQAADVPGADRHPQAGAVRRWAAGEDVELPVPDRRLRRLPLPGYPFGGERYWFEDTTAAGPEPGPRPRTGRPSGAEFPEPPTRAGRAAEEVARFVAGTGFAGRRARSGMDRLDELLRRWCRHLLGESSAAQLRARLADEQRYGRLADALALVIARTQGRHAGSPAGEQSWLDGEAAALALEHPELTPWLDLVKACMPRLPEVLAGSADALEVFFSPDHPDLLLRIYDGNAVADHHNEIVARAVAALVRAARERAPGRPVRLLEIGGGTGGTTRRVLDVLAEHGDAVHYTFTDVSPAFLPAARTRFGKSPVHFECRVLDLDADPESQGFVPGSADVVIAANSVHATRTMADSLARIRRLLAPGGALVLEELVRNRDCMTPMIGPLPGYWSSTDPDVRLPHSPFLDVAGWRTALGEQGFPYTWAFGAADLAEAEFDNAVLIGCVPEDVTVPVPAPVLPASAVPAPAAEAAASAGAVPDTAAEPDATEIRERLRGVFARFFGVAEEAVDPQASFDTLGMDSLSAIQLVRGLEADFGKLPKVLLYEQPTIAALAEYLAAHAPARFAAPAAPVPDTAGSAPASPAPVTATAPVTATAPPVLPAPPILPASPGRGTPDDDPVAIVGMAGRYAKSPDLTAWWRNLRDGVHLVTEIPEDRFDWREVFGDPYRSPGKVNSRWGSFIDGVDRFDAQFFGMTPLEAELMDPQQRIMLETAWQAVEDSGHRPGALRGSRTGVFIGATSRDYDWQLHRAGRHREGHVVSGNGHCLIANRISYQLDLRGPSEAVDTACSSSLTALHRAVRAIRTGECDAALAGGVHLFLTPDLFVALGQLGIMSPDGRCAAFDRKANGMVRGEGAAAVLLKPLSRALADGDTVYALVRGSGVSHGGGGHMDSLMMPNPSAQAELIASVYREAGVDPRTIGYIEAHGTGTEVGDPIELRGLRKAFATLTGRSENEPVSPWCALGTVKSNVGHTEAAAGLTGVVKTVLALRHGMLPPTLHFSEPNPLLEIEDSPFRVVDRLTPWPSSGSPRRAGVSAFGLGGTNAHVLLEEYAQTTDGTAEPDGPRPEVIPLSARTPERLRAQVHRLHAFLTGQSAVAAPPVPLADLGHTLREGRDAMEYRLALVATSTDEVVRLLRAELDGTPDPSLVTGTAGSARADVREEPAADPYAAARAWVAGGPHWRPRPGGRTPRRIPLPAYPFAPQRYWAEPTEQIRPAEPTGQFRPAEPDVPVPAPAALPELLQALTDGRMSVEQVEQSMEGVL, from the coding sequence GACACCGCGTCGAGGTGCTGATCGGCGAAGCGGGCGCAGGTGCCGGGCTGCCCGTCACCGTGCGCAGCCGACCGGACGACGTGCCGGATGCCGGCTGGGTGGTCAACTGCCAGGCGGAGATCCACGGCCTGCGCCACCCCGCGGCCGGGAGCGTTCCGGCCGAGCGGCTCCAGGCGGGGGCGGCGCCCGGCCGCACCGTCGACGTGGACGACCTGTACGCGTTCGTACGGAGACTGGAGATCCTGCACCGGGGCTTCATGAAGGCGTCCGGCACCGTGCGGGTGGGCCGGGACCACGCGCTCGCCCGGATGCGGCTGGCGCCCGAAGCCGAGCCGTACACCGAGCACTTCCACGCCCACCCGGCGGTCCTGGACTTCGCCACGCTGGTGCCGCTCATGCTGTTCGGGCAGGAGCAGCGCACCGCAGCCGACCACGCGTTCATTCCCATCGCGATCGACTCCTTCCACGTGTCCGGCCCGATCGGGGCCGAGAACCTGGTGCACGTTCCGGGACCGGTCGGCGGGCGGCTGGACGCCGACCTGTTCCACGCGGACCTGGAGATCTGCGCGCCGGACGGCAGCGTGGCCGCGCGCCTCACCGGCTTCCGGGCCAAACGCGTCCGCTCGGCCGACCTGATCACCGCACCGCGGGCGGCCACACAGGTCCCTGTGGTGTCCGGGGCCCCGGCCGCGCCCACCGCCGCAGCGCGGCGTCCGGCGGGCGGCCCGTTCGAGGCGGTCACCGCGCTCGTGGCCGAGCGGCTGGGCCGCCCCGCGGACACCGTCGACCCGGAACTGGGCTTCTACGACCTCGGCCTGACGTCGGTGGATCTGCTGGCCATCGCCCGAGGCCTGGAGGACCGGCTCGGAACGGAGCTGTACCCGACCCTGCTCTTCGAGCACTCCACCGTCCGGGCGCTCGCCGACCACCTCGCCGGCCGTCCCGGCGACCAGGGCCACGGCGAAGCGGCATCCGGAGACCCGGAACGAGCCGGGAACACTGCGGACGCCGCGGAATCCCGGCATGCCACGGGGGAATCCCGGCACGCCACGCATGCCCTGCCGGCGTACTCCTCGCCGGTGGCCGCGACCGTCACGACGGCCCCGCCGGCCGACGCCGCAGGCCCCGGCGAGCCGCTCGCCATCGTCGGGCTCGCCGGGCGGTACCCGGGCGCGGGGACCCCCGACGAGCTGTGGCAGGTCCTGCTGGAAGGACGCGACTGCGTCACCGAGGTGCCCGCCGACCGCTGGGACCACAGCGCCTACTTCGACCCCCGGCGCGGCACCTCCGGGCGCACGTACGGCAAATGGGGAGCCTTCTGCGAGGGTGTCGCGGAGTTCGACGCCCCGTTCTTCCACCTGTCGTCCCGGCAGGCCGAGCTGATGGACCCCCACGAGCGGCTGTTCCTCCAGACGGCCTGGGCGGCACTGGAGGATGCCGGCCACTCCCCGGAGGGCCTCGCGGCCCAGACCGGCGGGGCTGTCGGCGTGTTCGCGGGGGCGATGTGGAACGACTACCAGCTCAACGGACTGGACCGGCTGCGCGAGGGCACGCCGGAGATCGCCGGCTCCTGGTCCTCCGCCCTGGCCAACCGTGTCTCGTACACCTTCGACTTCCAGGGCCCCAGCCTCACGGTGGACACCGCCTGCTCGGCCGCGCTGACCGCACTGCACCTGGCCGCGGAGAGCATCCGCCGCGGTGAGTGCCGGGCCGCGGTGGTCGGCGGTGTCAACCTCTCCCTCCACCCGTACAAGTACCTGCGGCTGGCGGAACTCGGCCTGCTCTCCTCCGACGGCCGATGCCGCCCCTTCGGCAAGGACGCCGACGGCTACGTCCCCGGTGAGGGGGTGGGCGCGGTGGTGATCCGTCCGCTCGCCGAGGCACTCGCGTCGGGGGACCACGTGTACGGCCTGATCCGCGGCTCCGCGCTGCGGCACAGCGGCCGCACCGGCGGATACTCCGTGCCCAGCCCCGAAGCGCAGGCGAGGGTGGTGTCCGCGGCGCTCGCCGACGCCGGGGTGCCGGCCCGGACCGTCACACTCCTGGAAGCCCACGCGTCGGGAACCGCCCTCGGCGACCAGATCGAGATCGAGGCGCTCACCTCGGTGTACGGGCAGGGCACCGGCGACCGCGGATTCTGTGCCGTCGGCTCCGTGAAGACCGGCATCGGCCACCTGGAGGCCGCCGCGGGCATCGCCGGCCTCACCAAGCTGCTGCTGTGCCTGCGCCACCGCACCATCCCGGCGGCGCGCGACACCGGGCCGCTCAACCCCGCGATCCGGTTCGAGGAAACCCCCTTCCGCCTGCCCGCGGCCACCGAGCCGTGGCAGGCGCAGACCGACCCCGAGACGGGCCTGCCGCTCCCGCGCCGGGCCGCGCTCAGCGCGTTCGGCGCCGGGGGCGCGGGCGTCCACCTGATCGTCGAGGAGTACGCCGGGGACCACCCGGTCGCGGCCACGCATGCGGGCCCTTGGGCCGTCCCCCTGTCGGCCCGTACCGAGGACCAGCTGCGCGAGACGGCCGGCCGGCTCGCCCGGCACCTGCGGGAGCACCCCGCACTGGCCCTCGCGGACGTGGCCCACACCCTGCGGACCGGGCGCCGGCCGATGACGCACCGGCTTGCCGTGACCGCCGAATCGACCCGCGAACTGGCCGAGGCACTGGAGGAGTTCGCCGCCGGCCGCACCCCCCGGACGGCATGGCACCAGGGACTGGTGCACCAGGCCGGAGCCCCCGTGGGCGCGGCGGGCGTGGACGCTGCCGGGCTGTCGCAGGAGGTGCTGGCCGCGCAGTGGACCTCGGGCACCCTGCGGACCTGGCCCGCGGTCCGCGGAGCCCGCCGGGCGGCGCTGCCGACGTACCCGTTCTCCCGGGAACGCCACTGGCTGGACGGGCAGGACAGCACGCCGTCCCCGTCCCCGGCTCGGCCCGTCGCCCAGACCCTGCTCTACGTCGCGCGCCGGTTCGAAGCCCGTTCGGAGGCCGTGGCTCCCGCGACCCCCGACGTCGTCGTCGCCTTCGACACCGACGCGGAGCGGATCGCCGAACTGCGCGTCCGCTGCCGTCGCGTCGTCCAGGTCAGGCCCGGCGCCGCGTACGCCCGCCTGGACCCCGATCTGTACGAGATCTCGCCCGGAGAGGCCGAGCACCACCGGATGCTCGCGGAGGCCCTGCGGGAGGAGACCGTGACGCCGGCCGCACTGCTCCACCTGTGGGGGCTGCGAACGGCCGGGCACGCCGCTGCCGACGACACCGCCGGCCTGGTGTCCGCGTTCCTGCTGTGCCGGGCGTGGGCCCCGGGTCTGACCGGGCGGCTGCCGGTCGTGTACGCGTACGCGGACGACCACGGCGACGCGGAGACGCCGGGTCACGCCGCCGTCGGCGGGCTCGCCCGCAGCGTACGGCTCGAACAGCCCGCACTCGCCCTGACCACCGTCCGCTTCGACACGGGCGGGGCACCGGTGACAGCGCTGCTCGCGGAGGCGCGTGCGGCCTCGGACGACTCCGCCGCCCCGGTGACGGAAGTCCGGTACCAGGGCGGAAAGCGGACGCGGCGCGTCTTCCGGCCGCTCGACCCGGCGGCTGCCGACGCCGTGCCGCCGGTACCGCTGGTGCGCCCCGGCGGCCACTACCTGATCAGCGGCGGGGCGGGCGGGCTCGGCAGGCACACCGCGCGCCTGCTCGCCTCCCGGGGCGCGGGTGCGGTCGTACTGCTGGGCCGCTCGGCCCGGGGTCCGGTGGCCGACGCTGCCGTGGCCGGGCTGGAGGCCGCCGGCACCCGGGCGGCGTACCTGCGCGCCGACGTCACGGACCTGACCGCCACCGAGCGGGCCGTCGCCGAGACGACGCGGCGCTTCGGCCCGCTCACGGGAGTCGTCCACGCCGCGGGCGTGGTCGAGGATGCCCTGCTGCTCGGCAAGGACCGGGCGGCCCTGGAACGCGTACTGGCCCCCAAGGCACGCGGCGCGGTCTGCCTCGACCGGGCGACCCGGGACGCGGAACTCGACTACCTGCTCCTGTACTCGTCCGTGGCTTCCGTTCTGGGCAACGCCGGTGCGACGGACTACGCCGCCGCCAACCGCTTCCTGGACTCCTTCGCCACATGGCGGGAGGAGCGCCGGCAGGCCGGCGAGCGGCACGGCCGCACGCTGTCCGTGAACTGGCCGCTCTGGCGCGACGGCGGCATGCGGCTCGATCCCGAAGCCCAGGACCTGGTCCTCGGCCGGCTCGGCGCCGAGCCGCTGCCCACGGCGGACGCGCTGACCGCCCTCGAAGCGGCGTGGGGTTCCGGCGAGACCCAGGTCGTCGTGCTGCACGGCGATCGCACCAGGCTGGAACGCCATCTCGACCTCACGGAGCAGGCTGCCGCACCCGCCTCCCACCCTGCGCATCCGGCCGCCACACCCGCCCCCGGCTCCGCGGAGACGGTCACCACGCCGGTCCCCGACCACGGGGACCTGGCGGCGCGCGCCGCCGGCTGGATCGCGGGCACGGTACGGGAGCTGCTGGGCGTGGACGGGCCGGTCCACGGAGCGGGCTTCATGGAACTCGGCCTGACCTCCGTCCAACTCGTCGAACTCGTGCGGCGGATCGGAGACCGGTTCGCCGTCGAGCTCCCCGCGACCGCGGTCTTCCTGCACCCGGACGTCGAAAGCCTGGCCGACCACCTGGCAGCAGGCCACCGGGAAGCGCTCGCCGCCGCCCTCGCCCCGGCCGCCCCCCGGTCCGAGGCCACGCCCGAGACCGCGCCCGAGACCGCGGCCGGTCCGGCGGCCTTCGTCCCCGACGCGGCCCCGGCCGTCCCCGCCCCGGAACCCCAGGCGGCACCGGGCACCGGCCACCGCACTCCGGCGGACGAACCGATCGCGGTCATCGGCATGGCGGGACGTTTCCCCGCCTCGCCCGGATCCCACGGCACGACCGGCCTCTGGGCCGACCTCCTCGCCGGACGGGACCTGATCACACCGGTACCCGCGGACCGCTGGGACCACCGGCTCCACCACGACCCCACGGGGGCGCGGCCCGACGGCACGGACTGCGGTCACGGGGCCTTCCTCGACGACGTGCGGCGGTTCGACGCGGCCTTCTTCGGTGTGCACCGGGCCCAGGCCGAGGGCATGGACCCGCAGGCCCGCCTGCTGCTCGAAGTCCTGTACGAGGCGGCCGAGGACGCCGGCGCGGCCGGAAGGCTGCGCGGCTCGGCGACCGGGACCTTCATCGGCCGGTGCTTCAGCGACTACGAGGACGAGATGACCTCCCGCGGGCGGCGGATGGGCGCGCACGAGGTGACCGGCACCTCGGTGTCCATGGCGGCGAACCTGCCCAGCCATGTACTCGACCTCACCGGGCCCAGCATGGTCGTGGACACCGCCTGCTCCTCCTCCCTGTACGCCCTGCACCTCGCCGTGGAGGCGCTGCGGCGAGGGGACTGCCCCATGGCCTTCGCGGCAGGTACCAACCTGATCCTCGGCCCGGAGCACTACCTGCGCAGTTCCGCCCTGGGGGCGTTGTCCCCCTCGGGCCGCTGCCACACCTTCGACGCACGCGCGGACGGATACGTGCCCGGCGAGGCGGTGGCCGCCGTACTCCTCAAACCCCTGTCCGCCGCGCTCGCCGACGGTGACCCGGTCCAGGCCGTGATCAGGTCCGTTGCCGTCAGCCACGGCGGCCGGGCCGCCTCCGTCACCGCCCCCCACCCGGGCCGGCAGACCGAACTGCTGCTGCGTGTCTGGGAGCAGGCGGGCATCGACCCGGAGACCCTGACCTACCTGGAGGCGCACGGCACCGGGACGGCACTCGGCGACCCCGTCGAGGTGGAAGCCGTGACGGCGGCCTTCCGGGCGCACACCACCCGCACGGGTTTCTGCGCCGTAGGCTCCGCCAAGGCGCACCTCGGTCACACGGAGGGCGCCGCCGGCCTGGTCGGCGTGATCAAGACGGTGCTTTCGATGCGGCACGGCGTCCTCCCCGCCATGCCGGACTTCCGTACCCCCAACCCGCACTGCGCCTTCGAGGGCAGCGCCCTCGTCCTCAACGACCGGACGGTTCCCTGGCACACACCCTCCGGCGTGCCGCGCCGGGCGGGTGTCAGCTCCTTCGGCTTCGGCGGTGCGTACGCCCATGCCGTCCTGGAGGAGGCGCCCGCGACCGTCGGCGCCGCCCGCGTGCCCGGTCCGTACGTCTTCCCGTTCTCCGCCCGTGACGAGGACGCACTGCGCCGCCTCGTCGCCCGCCACCGTGCGTTCCTGGAGGGGCAGCCGGACCTCCGGCCCGACGAGGTCTCGGCGACGCTGTGCCGGGGCCGCGAGGCGATGGCCGCGCGCCTCGCCGTGGTGGTCGGATCCCTCCCCGAACTGCTGGACCGCCTGGACGAGTTCCTCGCGGGCACGTCGCAAGCGGCCGACGTGCCGGGCGCGGACCGCCACCCGCAGGCCGGGGCGGTACGCCGCTGGGCCGCCGGCGAGGACGTGGAACTGCCCGTACCGGACCGGCGGCTGCGCCGCCTGCCGCTGCCGGGCTACCCGTTCGGCGGTGAGCGGTACTGGTTCGAGGACACCACGGCCGCCGGGCCGGAACCGGGACCGCGGCCGCGGACCGGGCGGCCGTCGGGCGCAGAGTTCCCCGAGCCGCCCACCCGAGCCGGCCGGGCGGCCGAGGAGGTGGCCCGGTTCGTGGCCGGCACCGGCTTCGCCGGACGCCGGGCCCGCTCCGGCATGGACCGGCTGGACGAACTGCTGCGGCGCTGGTGCCGCCACCTGCTGGGCGAGAGCTCCGCGGCGCAGTTGCGGGCCCGCCTCGCCGACGAGCAGCGGTACGGCCGCCTCGCCGACGCGCTGGCCCTGGTGATCGCCAGGACCCAGGGACGGCACGCGGGGTCCCCGGCCGGCGAACAGAGCTGGCTCGACGGGGAGGCGGCGGCCCTGGCCTTGGAACACCCGGAACTCACCCCCTGGCTTGACCTCGTCAAGGCGTGCATGCCCCGCCTGCCCGAGGTGCTCGCCGGTTCGGCCGACGCGCTGGAGGTGTTCTTCTCGCCGGACCACCCCGATCTGCTGCTGCGGATCTACGACGGCAACGCCGTGGCCGACCACCACAACGAGATCGTCGCCCGTGCCGTGGCCGCACTCGTGCGCGCGGCCCGGGAACGTGCACCCGGCCGCCCCGTACGCCTGCTGGAGATCGGCGGCGGAACCGGCGGTACCACCCGCCGGGTGCTCGATGTCCTGGCCGAGCACGGCGACGCCGTGCACTACACCTTCACCGACGTCTCCCCGGCCTTCCTGCCGGCCGCCCGGACCCGCTTCGGGAAGAGCCCGGTGCACTTCGAGTGCCGGGTGCTCGACCTGGACGCCGACCCCGAGTCCCAGGGCTTCGTCCCCGGCAGCGCCGACGTGGTCATCGCCGCCAACTCGGTTCACGCCACCCGCACCATGGCGGACAGCCTGGCCCGGATCCGGCGGCTGCTCGCACCCGGCGGAGCGCTGGTCCTGGAAGAACTGGTGCGCAACCGCGACTGCATGACACCGATGATCGGCCCGCTGCCGGGCTACTGGTCGAGCACCGACCCGGACGTGAGGCTGCCGCACTCGCCGTTCCTGGACGTGGCCGGGTGGCGCACGGCCCTCGGTGAGCAGGGCTTCCCGTACACCTGGGCGTTCGGCGCAGCCGACCTGGCGGAGGCGGAGTTCGACAACGCGGTCCTGATCGGTTGCGTACCCGAGGACGTGACCGTCCCCGTGCCCGCGCCCGTACTGCCGGCATCCGCTGTCCCTGCGCCGGCCGCAGAAGCCGCCGCATCCGCCGGAGCCGTGCCGGACACGGCGGCGGAGCCGGACGCGACCGAGATCCGCGAGCGGCTCCGCGGGGTCTTCGCCCGGTTCTTCGGGGTGGCGGAGGAAGCGGTCGACCCGCAGGCATCGTTCGACACGCTCGGGATGGACTCACTGAGCGCGATCCAGCTCGTACGCGGTCTGGAGGCCGATTTCGGCAAACTGCCCAAGGTCCTGCTGTACGAGCAGCCGACCATCGCCGCCCTGGCGGAGTACCTGGCAGCCCATGCCCCGGCGCGGTTCGCCGCCCCGGCCGCGCCCGTGCCGGACACGGCCGGCTCGGCCCCCGCCTCGCCCGCGCCCGTGACGGCCACCGCGCCCGTGACGGCCACCGCGCCCCCGGTCCTGCCGGCGCCCCCGATCCTGCCGGCGTCCCCCGGCCGGGGCACGCCGGACGACGACCCCGTCGCGATCGTGGGCATGGCCGGCCGCTACGCCAAGTCGCCGGACCTCACCGCCTGGTGGCGCAACCTGCGCGACGGCGTCCACCTGGTCACCGAGATTCCCGAGGACCGGTTCGACTGGCGTGAGGTGTTCGGCGATCCGTACCGCAGCCCGGGCAAGGTGAACAGCCGCTGGGGCTCCTTCATCGACGGTGTGGACCGGTTCGACGCGCAGTTCTTCGGCATGACGCCGCTGGAGGCGGAGCTCATGGACCCCCAGCAGCGGATCATGCTGGAGACCGCCTGGCAGGCGGTCGAGGACTCCGGCCACCGCCCCGGCGCACTCCGGGGCAGCCGGACCGGCGTCTTCATCGGAGCCACGTCGCGCGACTACGACTGGCAGCTGCACCGTGCCGGGCGTCACCGTGAGGGCCATGTGGTCAGTGGCAACGGCCACTGCCTGATCGCCAACCGGATCTCGTACCAGCTGGACCTGCGCGGCCCGAGCGAGGCCGTGGACACCGCCTGCTCCAGCTCGCTCACCGCGCTTCACCGTGCCGTCCGGGCCATCCGTACCGGCGAGTGCGACGCGGCGCTGGCGGGCGGCGTCCACCTCTTCCTGACCCCCGATCTGTTCGTGGCGCTGGGCCAGCTGGGGATCATGTCGCCCGACGGGCGGTGCGCGGCCTTCGACCGGAAGGCCAACGGCATGGTGCGCGGGGAGGGAGCCGCTGCGGTCCTGCTCAAACCGCTCTCCCGGGCCCTGGCCGACGGGGACACCGTCTACGCGCTCGTCCGTGGCAGCGGGGTCTCGCACGGCGGGGGCGGTCACATGGACTCGCTGATGATGCCCAACCCGTCCGCGCAGGCCGAGCTGATCGCCTCCGTCTACCGGGAGGCCGGGGTGGACCCGCGTACGATCGGCTACATCGAGGCCCACGGCACCGGCACCGAGGTCGGCGACCCGATCGAACTGCGCGGGCTGCGCAAGGCGTTCGCGACGCTGACCGGCCGGTCCGAGAACGAGCCCGTCAGCCCCTGGTGCGCACTCGGCACGGTCAAGTCCAACGTGGGACACACGGAGGCCGCCGCAGGCCTGACCGGCGTGGTGAAGACCGTCCTCGCGCTGCGGCACGGCATGCTTCCGCCGACCCTGCACTTCTCCGAGCCCAACCCCCTGCTGGAGATCGAGGACAGCCCGTTCCGGGTGGTGGACCGGCTCACGCCGTGGCCCTCCTCCGGATCCCCCCGGCGGGCCGGGGTGAGCGCCTTCGGACTGGGCGGCACCAATGCCCATGTCCTGCTGGAGGAGTACGCGCAGACCACCGACGGCACCGCGGAGCCGGACGGCCCCCGGCCCGAGGTGATCCCGCTGTCCGCCCGGACCCCGGAGCGGCTGCGCGCCCAAGTACACCGGCTCCATGCCTTCCTGACCGGGCAGAGCGCCGTGGCGGCGCCACCGGTGCCGCTGGCGGACCTCGGGCACACGCTGCGCGAGGGCCGGGACGCGATGGAGTACCGGCTCGCGCTGGTGGCGACCAGCACCGACGAGGTGGTCCGGCTGCTGCGGGCCGAGCTCGACGGGACACCCGACCCGAGCCTCGTGACCGGCACCGCGGGATCCGCCCGGGCCGATGTCCGGGAGGAGCCGGCAGCCGATCCGTATGCCGCCGCGCGGGCCTGGGTGG